The following coding sequences are from one Bufo bufo chromosome 2, aBufBuf1.1, whole genome shotgun sequence window:
- the LOC120992491 gene encoding avidin-like isoform X2 encodes MKATSVLAVLLSCVTICAAAKCSLTGQWKNDLGSNMTISAISDEGEFSGAYLTSVSATNKTILTSPVIGYQQLNGSPTFGFIVKWSFTSSISVFAGQCFINKTGQPTLQTTWLLRSESGDIKDNWSQTRVGCDIFYKLPSKLN; translated from the exons ATGAAAGCGACTTCAGTGTTAGCCGTGCTGCTGTCCTGCGTGACCATTTGTGCTGCCGCAAAG TGCAGCCTGACAGGTCAGTGGAAGAATGATCTGGGCTCTAATATGACCATATCTGCAATCTCAGATGAAGGAGAATTTTCAGGGGCTTATCTAACATCCGTATCAGCTACTAATAAAACCATTTTGACATCACCTGTAATCGGATATCAGcaactaaatggttctccaacatTCGGCTTCATCGTCAAGTGGTCATTTACAA GCTCTATCTCTGTGTTCGCAGGTCAGTGTTTCATCAATAAAACCGGCCAGCCCACTCTGCAAACCACGTGGCTGCTGAGATCAGAGAGTGGGGATATTAAAGATAACTGGTCGCAAACAAG GGTTggttgtgatattttttataaattgccATCTAAACTTAACTGA
- the LOC120992491 gene encoding avidin-like isoform X1, whose amino-acid sequence MKATSVLAVLLSCVTICAAAKGEKSCSSDGVTQLPCSSQVTALLACSLTGQWKNDLGSNMTISAISDEGEFSGAYLTSVSATNKTILTSPVIGYQQLNGSPTFGFIVKWSFTSSISVFAGQCFINKTGQPTLQTTWLLRSESGDIKDNWSQTRVGCDIFYKLPSKLN is encoded by the exons ATGAAAGCGACTTCAGTGTTAGCCGTGCTGCTGTCCTGCGTGACCATTTGTGCTGCCGCAAAG GGAGAAAAAAGCTGCTCTTCTGATGGGGTCACACAGCTGCCTTGTTCATCACAAGTTACAGCTCTGTTAGCG TGCAGCCTGACAGGTCAGTGGAAGAATGATCTGGGCTCTAATATGACCATATCTGCAATCTCAGATGAAGGAGAATTTTCAGGGGCTTATCTAACATCCGTATCAGCTACTAATAAAACCATTTTGACATCACCTGTAATCGGATATCAGcaactaaatggttctccaacatTCGGCTTCATCGTCAAGTGGTCATTTACAA GCTCTATCTCTGTGTTCGCAGGTCAGTGTTTCATCAATAAAACCGGCCAGCCCACTCTGCAAACCACGTGGCTGCTGAGATCAGAGAGTGGGGATATTAAAGATAACTGGTCGCAAACAAG GGTTggttgtgatattttttataaattgccATCTAAACTTAACTGA